Sequence from the Silvibacterium dinghuense genome:
AAGCCGCCGCGGACCGCGGTCTTCTGCGTCGCCGCCCAGGCAAAGCCCACGCGGGGAGCGAAGTCATTCCGGTCCGGGTTAACCAGCGTCTTGCCGTAGACGCCGCCCTTGCTGACCGGCGTGATGTCGGTGCCCGAGGCGCCCGGCGTAATGGTCAGCACGGTCTGCGTATCCGGATCGAAATTCGAGATGTAGTTGTGCTGCTCGGAGTAAGGCGATCCGTATTCCCAGCGCACGCCGAGGTTCAGCGTCAGGTTGGGCAGCACCTTCCAGTCGTCCTGGGCATAGACGTTGTCCATATCCTGCCGCAGGTGCGCCACGAAGTAGTTGGCCAGCTGATAAGCGCTGGTAGTACCGAAGAGAAAGTCAGCCCAGTAGTTGTCGGCAACAGCCGTGCCAGTGTCGAGGCTATAAGCGCCGCCGTAGGTCCAGCCGCCATAGAGCGGGTTATTGTCGTTCACTGCCATCCACACGTGCTCGTATTCGTAACCGAACTTGAGCGTATGCGCGCCCTTCACCCAGGTGAAGTTCACCTTGGGATCGAGCAGGGCCGGGTCCTGCCACTGCGGGTTGGTGCTCTGACGGCCGAAGCTGGTGAAGTTGGTGATGCCGATCGACGGCAGGCCGCCAGAGATGCCGGCGATCTGCGGCAGGCCGGGAATCGTGTAGCCCAGTTCGTTGTTGCCGATGGAGAGCGACCACTTGCCGGCCTTGGTGCGCGAGAGGCCGAGGCGCGCGTCGATGATCTTGTTGGCGTCGAAAAGGTGCGTGTAACCGAGCGCTACCTGCTGATCGAGAACGCGGATGGTGCCGTTCGTCTGGCCGTCGAGCGGCAGCGGAATCGCCTGGTAATTGACGCCGGTCTCTTTGCGATCGCTGACGCGCAGGAACCAGGAGTTCTTCGCATCCTGCTGATAGTCGAGGCGCAGATCGCCCTTATCCGAGTTATCGGAGAACGGCACCTGCACCGCGTAGTCGTTCGAATTCAGGCCGCTTGATGCCAGGCCCGACTGTGGCAGCGCCAGGGAGGCAAACTTGTCGACGATCTTGAGTGACAGCGGGTCGAAGACCGTGGTTGGAATCGGCGAGTTTGCGGGATAGACGATGCCTGAACGCGGGTCCTTGACCGGAACGACCAGGTTGCCTTCGAGCTCGTCCTTGGTGGGCAGCGTGAGCACGCTCAGCGGCGTCAGGGTCTGGCGGAAGCCCTCGTAATCGAGGAAGAAGAAGAGTTTGTCCTTGAGAATGGGGCCGCCGAAGTTCATGCCGAACTGGTTGCGGTTGAAGGCCGGCTTCTGGAAGGCGGTCGCGGTGCCGGTGTTGCTGACGACATTCGGTTTGAAGAAGCCGTCGGCGTTCAGATCCGTGTTGCGCAGGAACTCATAGAGCGTCGCGTGATAGCTGTTGGTGCCGCTGGCCGAAGCCACGTTGATCGTCGCACCCGAGGAGCGGCCGTATTCCGCGCTCTCATTATTGGTGACCACGTTGAACTGGGCCACCGAATCCGGCGGAACGGCGATGATCTGGTTGTCGAAGCCCTGATTGCTCTCGCCGTAGGCGTTGTTATCCATGCCATCCAGCAGGAAGTTATTGAACATGCTGCGCTGGCCGTTGACGTTATACGAGCCCTGACGCACCAGGCTGTTGATGGAGCTCGTCGTCGCGGCGGTCGGGGCCTGGCGTGAGCCGGTGACCAGGCCGAGCAGGTCGGAATAGTTACGCGTGACCAGCGGCAGAGCCTCGCTCTGATAATTGGTGATGGTCTGGCCGCGCTGGCTCTGCTCGGTCTCGAGCTGCAGGGCCACTCCGTTGACTTCCACCGTGGTCTGCGTCGCACCGGCCTGCAGCGTCAGATCGATGCGCTGCCGGTTTCCGACCGAGATCTGGATATTGTCTGCCACCGCGGAGGCGAAGCCCTGCGCGCTGGCCGTGATCTTGTAGGTACCCACGCGCAGCGAAGGCACATCGTAGTCGCCACTGCCATTGGTGGTCACTGCGTTCTGGATTCCCGTGGCCGTGTTCAGAACATTCACCGAAGCGCCGGGAATGGCCGCACCGCTGGCATCCTTGATGGTGCCCACGAGGCTGCCGTTATCGTATTGAGCGAATAGAGTTCTTCCGGAAATCAAGAAGATAAGGAGGCCGATCCCAAAAAGTACTGCAATCCGTCTGTTTTTCTGCATAGTGCCGAGCATAGAAACGCTTTGCAAACGAAGTGTGAATGCCCGGAGAATGCCGTATGAATGGCAGGTCCGATGATTCGCGGCGATTTCACGTCTGCGTCTTTCTTCTGTCCACCTTCCAGGGAATTCCATCTGCCCTCTCTCCCGCGTGGTATTGTCGTGAGAATCTTTTCCTTGAACATCTTTTGCAGCTCCCACGGCCGCGCCTATGAACGAGATCCCCCTATTACGCTCCGTGTTGCTGATTGACGACGATGAAATCAGCCTCTCCCTCCTGAGCCTGCAACTGGCATCGGCAGGCTACAGCGTGCAGTCTGCTTCGAGCGGCGAAGCTGCTCTCCGGCTGATTGCCGAACAACCCCGGGATGCGGCACCGGACGTTGTCCTCGCCGACCTGCAGATGCCCGGCCTGTGCGGACGTGAGCTTGCGCTGGCCTTGCACGCCCTGCTTCCCGACTGCCTCCTTATCGCGATGAGCGCTTCACTAGGAGAGACTGAGGGTTATGATGAATTTCTCTATAAGCCACTCAAAATAGAAGCTTTCCGGGTGATTCTCGAGCACCGGCCCAGGGAACGGGAAGAGACCATGCAGCCGGCCCTGCAGCAGCTGGAGGAGATCCCCCTTCTGGACGAACGTACTTTTACAAAACTCAAGGGAATGATGTCCAGCGCCGCGCTTGCCGAAGTGTATGGGGTGTGCATCAACGATACCCGGCAGCGCTCCCGGCTGATTCTCGAAGCCGCGGGCAAAGATGAGCCGCAACTCCGGCGCCTCGCCCACACCGTCAAAGGCGGGGCATCTATGGTAGGCGCTTCCCGGATCGCGGCCATTGCTGCTTTTCTGGAATCGGCGCAATATGCTGTTACCGAGGTACCAGAACTGACAAATAAATTGTTGCTCGGTTGTGACCAACTCGAGCGTATTCTGATGACAAAAGTCAATTCTGGTTGACTAGAGTGATACTATGACTGCCCGGACCTCTCCCGCGAAACATTCCACTGCCGCCAGCCGCCCTGTGCTGTCCAATATCCGCATCGTCCTTGCGGACGATCATCCTGTCGTCCGTATCGGCGTCCGCAACATGCTCCAGATCGACGAGGGCTTCGATGTTGTAGGAGACGCCGGAGACGGCGATGAAGCCATCACGCAGACACTCGAGCTGCTTCCCGACATTCTCCTGCTCGACCTCAACATGCCGCGCCTTCCCGGCCTCGAGGCGATGCGCTCCATCATGAGCGGCTCGCCGGCGGTCAAGATCATCCTGCTCACCAGCACGGTCACCCCGCAGCAGATCATCGAGGCGCTGCAGATCGGCGCACGCGGCATCGTCCTCAAGGATGCGCTTACGGATCATCTGACCAGCGCCATCCGTACCGTGATCTCCGGTGACTATTGGATCGGCGGCAAGCGTGTCGTCAACCTGGTCCAGGCGCTGCATGAACTCACCAAGCAGGCCGCTGTTCCTGAGCGCAAGACCTTCGGCCTCACCCCGCGTGAGATGGACGTCGTCGGCTGCATCGTCGAGGGGTGCAGCAACCGTGATATCGCCAAGCAGTTCACTCTCAGCGAAGAGACTGTGAAGCGCCACCTCTCCAATATCTTCGACAAGACCGGTGTCTCGACACGGCTCGAGCTGGCCATGTTTGCCATCGCTCACCATTTGGTTGCCCCGCAACTGTAACTTTTCCTGTTCTTTTTGTGCCAGCCGCAGTTCTCCCGTGACGATCAGCCAGACGACCCATGTCTGGCTATCTCCATCCTTCTTCCCTGCATCCATCTTTAGCGAATGGCCAGGAATCAATGGCTGATCGGCGCGATCCCAGCGTCGTCATTCCCGCGCAGTCTGCGCGATTTTCTGCGCTCTCACAGCGCAGCAGGAAGATGGATCCTCCTGGGCAGATTCCCTGGGTGGATCGAGGAACGGATCGACGATGAAATACACACTCTCGCTTGTAGTTCTCGCCTGCGCCGCCACCGTGGCCGGCGCCCAGG
This genomic interval carries:
- a CDS encoding TonB-dependent receptor gives rise to the protein MGTIKDASGAAIPGASVNVLNTATGIQNAVTTNGSGDYDVPSLRVGTYKITASAQGFASAVADNIQISVGNRQRIDLTLQAGATQTTVEVNGVALQLETEQSQRGQTITNYQSEALPLVTRNYSDLLGLVTGSRQAPTAATTSSINSLVRQGSYNVNGQRSMFNNFLLDGMDNNAYGESNQGFDNQIIAVPPDSVAQFNVVTNNESAEYGRSSGATINVASASGTNSYHATLYEFLRNTDLNADGFFKPNVVSNTGTATAFQKPAFNRNQFGMNFGGPILKDKLFFFLDYEGFRQTLTPLSVLTLPTKDELEGNLVVPVKDPRSGIVYPANSPIPTTVFDPLSLKIVDKFASLALPQSGLASSGLNSNDYAVQVPFSDNSDKGDLRLDYQQDAKNSWFLRVSDRKETGVNYQAIPLPLDGQTNGTIRVLDQQVALGYTHLFDANKIIDARLGLSRTKAGKWSLSIGNNELGYTIPGLPQIAGISGGLPSIGITNFTSFGRQSTNPQWQDPALLDPKVNFTWVKGAHTLKFGYEYEHVWMAVNDNNPLYGGWTYGGAYSLDTGTAVADNYWADFLFGTTSAYQLANYFVAHLRQDMDNVYAQDDWKVLPNLTLNLGVRWEYGSPYSEQHNYISNFDPDTQTVLTITPGASGTDITPVSKGGVYGKTLVNPDRNDFAPRVGFAWAATQKTAVRGGFGMSYVHYTRAGSGDILGINAPQAQFAAVTQVTPTTTNQCSSPLPSQIVPVGSTTPSCYATASQGFPSGLVTTFNPSTDNITWVPKNTRDSYVEDYFFSVQQQLAKNTILDIAYVGNHGLKLQGFLNGNQKNPSNGFARPFGNWPSDITEALNEFWSNYNALQVRYEQRFNGGLTLLNSFSWEHSLDNASASLEGNTPSPQDGNNIKADYSQSDYNLPIANTTSLIYEMPFGHGRRWLNNSNGAVNAVLGGWQVSLINMAQAGTPFNITYTPNSKQQVSQQISATYRGANEYRPNMVPHARVTQGRSSRAANTGYINYVNYNAFVLPPIKDAAGDYLSPFGDAPRNPGRTPAFYESDLALNKKFDTPIDGLKVEFRSEFYNLFNHTNPYLPSTISGTQGTTGETLSTGATVPLSAITGGVPTSGGQISSTFEPRIIQFGLKVIY
- a CDS encoding response regulator, translating into MNEIPLLRSVLLIDDDEISLSLLSLQLASAGYSVQSASSGEAALRLIAEQPRDAAPDVVLADLQMPGLCGRELALALHALLPDCLLIAMSASLGETEGYDEFLYKPLKIEAFRVILEHRPREREETMQPALQQLEEIPLLDERTFTKLKGMMSSAALAEVYGVCINDTRQRSRLILEAAGKDEPQLRRLAHTVKGGASMVGASRIAAIAAFLESAQYAVTEVPELTNKLLLGCDQLERILMTKVNSG
- a CDS encoding response regulator transcription factor — its product is MTARTSPAKHSTAASRPVLSNIRIVLADDHPVVRIGVRNMLQIDEGFDVVGDAGDGDEAITQTLELLPDILLLDLNMPRLPGLEAMRSIMSGSPAVKIILLTSTVTPQQIIEALQIGARGIVLKDALTDHLTSAIRTVISGDYWIGGKRVVNLVQALHELTKQAAVPERKTFGLTPREMDVVGCIVEGCSNRDIAKQFTLSEETVKRHLSNIFDKTGVSTRLELAMFAIAHHLVAPQL